A genomic region of Conger conger chromosome 6, fConCon1.1, whole genome shotgun sequence contains the following coding sequences:
- the LOC133131062 gene encoding protein sprouty homolog 1-like, which yields MELQSAPGGSPLAGIQPRLEYDRELQRSGVLSLEQIRALRCSNEYTEGPSAPRRPVPRPVPRLEKHERTHEIVRVNVNNNYERRSPTQQPLGSPPGPRVPPLSRSASSGSSSSASSEQGLLGRSPAARANRIVRSQPSANRTICTQPKPSGLVQEVLKPLGKQEQDVSSHRFVCEQCGRCKCVECAAPRPLPSCLACGGQCLCSAQSLLEQGTCMCLVKGLFYHCSSDDAGESCSDRPCSLSRSHCASRFLCMGLLSAIFPCLLCYPPARACLAAGQSCYDRAKRPGCRCKNSNTVYCKLDNWSPQSPQKPS from the coding sequence ATGGAGCTCCAGAGTGCCCCTGGGGGCAGCCCGTTAGCGGGGATCCAGCCGCGGCTGGAGTATGACAGGGAGCTCCAACGCTCGGGCGTCCTGTCTCTGGAGCAGATCAGGGCGCTCCGCTGCAGCAATGAGTACACCGAGGGCCCCTCGGCCCCCAGGAGGCCAGTCCCCAGGCCTGTCCCCAGGTTGGAGAAACACGAgaggactcacgaaatcgtccGCGTCAACGTCAACAACAACTACGAGCGCCGGAGCCctacccagcagcccctggGGTCCCCGCCTGGGCCACGCGTTCCACCATTGAGCCGCTCCGCCAGCTccgggagcagcagcagtgccTCATCAGAGCAGGGCCTTCTGGGACGGTCGCCCGCCGCGAGGGCTAATCGGATTGTACGGAGCCAGCCCTCGGCCAATCGGACCATATGCACCCAGCCCAAGCCCTCGGGACTGGTACAGGAGGTCCTGAAACCCTTGGGGAAACAGGAGCAGGACGTCTCCAGTCAccggtttgtgtgtgagcagtgcggGAGGTGTAAGTGTGTAGAGTGTGCGGCCCCCCGgcccctgccctcctgcctgGCCTGTGGGGGTCAGTGTCTCTGCTCAGCCCAGTCCCTGCTTGAGCAGGGCACCTGCATGTGCCTGGTGAAGGGCCTGTTCTACCACTGCTCCAGTGACGACGCGGGGGAGTCCTGCTCCGACCGGCCCTGCTCGCTCTCCCGCTCCCACTGCGCCTCCCGCTTCCTGTGTATGGGCCTGCTGTCGGCCATCTTCCCCTGCTTACTGTGCTACCCCCCTGCCCGGGCCTGCCTCGCCGCTGGACAGTCGTGCTACGACCGAGCCAAGCGCCCTGGCTGCCGCTGCAAGAACTCCAACACCGTCTACTGCAAGCTGGACAACTGGTCACCCCAGAGCCCCCAAAAACCCTCCTGA